Genomic window (Musa acuminata AAA Group cultivar baxijiao chromosome BXJ1-9, Cavendish_Baxijiao_AAA, whole genome shotgun sequence):
ACTATCTAAGATTTCAAATTGTGCTAAAACAAATGATGAACAGTATCTAGTCAAAATAAAGGTAAAACAAAAGTCTtgtgtttaaaattgaaaaagcatTTTTAGATAGAGAGAAATGCACACCTAGATTCATTTCTTTTAGAACTCTCTATCAAATGTCTTTCTAAATCTGCAAAACCTTTAGATAATTCCATCATGGACTCGCTGATAGATCTCAACTGTTTTACTTGTTCTCCTTCCTTTCCCTCAAGAACACCAAGAAGCATGGTCTTctgtgtttcttcttcttttaatgcATCTGACACAAGTTTAAGTTTCTCATTGAGCTTATCCAACTCAAGTtcataataatgatttttctgtagGGTCTTGTTTAATTTACTCGTCAAAGAAATTAATTCCAATTTACAACTTGACAATTGTTCTTCTTGCATGCTTTTATGATCTCTGAGCATGTTAAGTTCCCGGTGAACAATGTCGAGCTGCTGCTTTTGTTGCATTAATGTTGATCCAGACTCTGAGGCCAACTTTTCCTTTTCTTCCAGTGATGATGAAATTGATGCTATGACCTGCTTCAACTTGCTGTTTTTCTCAATTTCCAACCTCAAAGCATTCTCCTTTTCTAAAAGTGTTGCTTCAAAAGACTTATTTAAGTTTTCCTCTTCTTTCATTGATGATGATAATGAGACCACATCCAGCTTCAACTTGCAGTTCTCTTCAATTTCCGACCTTAGTGCATTCTCCTTTTGCAAAAGCAATGCTTCAAGAGACAACTTTTCTTTAGAATATTTTGATATCATCGGATTCATACAAGTGATAGCATCACAAATCACCCCTCTAAATATAGTGGTATTAATCTTCATAAGCAATTTGATCTTGATCTCAATATCTTGCATTATGCATCTGTGCTCATCAATCAGCCCTCTCAAAATAATATTACATAGTTGATCTCTAAAATTAGTTTCTGTCTTTACATCTTCAATAACACTTGTCAGTTTTTTTAATTGATTCAAGTAATTTGCCTCTGCAGATGAATGCAACGCCTTCTGGTTTGCTACATCTGAGATCTGTGCTGAGAGACACTTAAGCTCATTTGTTTTCTCCATAAGCAAATTTCGTACTCGCTTATTTTCATAAACCAGGGAACAGTTTTTCTCCTTAAAgctctgcaactcatcatcatgattataCAGTTCAAGTAATGTTTCCTTCTCCACGAGGATTTCATCCAACTTCAAAATGAATCCTGGTACCTTTTCCCTTAAATGTTCGAGCTCCTTATCTTTCCTTAAAACTGACGACCCCCTTTCCTTGAGGAACTCCCTCTTAAGCCTAAACAACTCCTCCGTCTTCTCTAGCAATGCTGAGTcatgtcttctcctcatcttggtcATTTCAGTTTTAAAGTAAAATAGCAGTTCCTCCTTATTCATGTGATTCAGATGAGCAAAGTCTAACATGTTCTCTCCAGAATCCCCAGATTTTTCCATCATCATTGTTTCATTTTCCTCAGGTTGAGATGGAAAGTTATGATTTCCTAATACTTTCGCAGGAAAATGGTCTTTCCTTTTCGTAACAGTCCATTCTTCAAAATTCTCATGATAATTCACTTCCTCCATGATAGCATGGAGTTCATCACGCATCGCCTTAAGCTCAGTAGCCTTTTTCTGCCAATTCTTGTTTGAATTCTTAATAAAGACAGTTTGGTGATACAACATTGTTTCATATTCATCCTGAAGGCCTCGAACATAATCCTGAAGCACAATAGTATTGATTTCTCTTTGAAGCTCATGCTCCCATTGAAGCTCACTTGACACAACCTTCTTTGAGCAGGTCATCACACAAATTTCTTTGAATACTAAACCTAATATGTCTTTCAGAACATCAACTTTTTGATCTACTTCTAGCAATTTCTTAATAGCTTTTGTTTCATGCAATATGTTGCATGGATCAATGCCTTCTCTACTCACATTATCCAAGCTCTTTAGATGTTGAAGATCATTCTTCAACCACTGAATCTGATTTTCCACCATAATCCTTAGCCTGCTTACATTATTGACACATTTGCAGTCTCCACAAGAACTTAAACAGCTCTTACATGACTCCAATCTTCTCTCATCAATTTCTGCCTCCATCATCAAAGATTGACTTGATGTTATCTCTAAATTTTGACCTGCAGCAACATGAGACTTACAAGACATCAACTTCTCATTCAAAACCGCAATTTCTGCTTCCTTCGAAGCAATTTTCTCGGCAGCCTCCTCGACGATAGCACTTACCATTCCTTTAATGACTGTATCATTCACCATTCTTGATAAACTCAAACGGTCATTGAGCTCGTCCCAGTAGGAATCCATATCTAGAATAAATTTTTCGTATGATGCGGAGTCATCACCAACATTATCACTTCCTTTGAAACTACTACTTGATAGCATGTTCTCCATAACTGGCACACCAATCTTTTCATCCAAGACGGGAAAATTCTCCGTTTCAGCCTGCATTTTTATCTGTGAATGTTTAAAACTAAATTAGAACTCTGAAAGATCcaaaacaaaaccaaaaaaaaaagtctGCCCCAGAAAACCCAACATATTGGAAAAAGAATAGAAACAAAATTGTCAATGATTCTCTGCAACTATACcggattcaagaaagttagtgaaATTCAATAAACGAATGtctaatttcgaaattccaaagCTCAATATTCACCATTTTTCCCTTGTCCAAAAACAAACTCATTTCTTTGAAAGCATTGCTTTTAGTTTCAAGTTCCCCAAAGAATTTTATGGCagcaaaatattaatttttaagtaCTAAAAGCAATGGCTGAGCAAAGATGGATAGCCAACACCCCTGTTCCAAGCTGGAAAGAGGTTAGTATTGTGTTTCTGACGCAATTATGTAATTGGCGACTCGATAGGCGTTCAGGTAGTGAATGTGTGAAATGCTCGAAAAGCGTGGGAGCTGAGCTCAAATAGGCTCAGTAGAAAAGAAATGAGACGAGAAGAGTTCAAGAAACAATGACACATCAATCACTGTTCTGGTTTGGATTCAAAGAAAAACTGAAAATGAAACATAAAGAAACTAAAACCAATCCGGAAACGATAACTCTAATCCGTAAACTAAATGCACCACCGAACATCCCAAATCAGAAGTTTCACCTTCGCTTAGGGAAACGAGTAGGAATTATCCAAGAGAAAAGTAACAAAAATCATTGGTAATCCAGATTCCGTTAACGTGGACCAAACACAAATGGATAGAAACAAAATCTTGATGCAAAATTTCAACAAAAAGAGCCAAATTAAAACTCCAAAATTTCAAAATCGGTCCGACTCTTATAACAATTTACGAAAACAAAGCAAACCAAATCCCAAAAGAGACCAACGTAATCTGAGGAATCACCGTATCCAAATACCCCCCATCATCCAAAAAGTATCGACTTCGCAACTAAGAAGCAAAGAACGACTCAACAACCACAAGCTCAACGCCCAAATATCAGCACCAATTGAGTCAAAGTCAAACCGAACAGAAGAAGCAGGGAAAACAAAAAATACTGGCGGGTGGAGTAGTACCTGGAGTTTTTCGCTTCCGGAGCCCAAAAAGGAGGGATCTTTGTCGGCCTTTCCTGCTCGTACGCGCGTCCGGATTTAGGGTtaagaaaggaagaaggaaggCGACAGGAGTGAAGGGGGAGAGGACAAAGAAAAGCGGCAGACCAACACGGAGATCGAGAAGAAACCGAGAAGTCGTCGGCACGGAAGGAGAAGGCAGTCGAAGCAAGTCGAAAGGCACAGAGCGGTTGGAAGCACAAAGTAACTATTAGAAGAAGTCATTTAGAGAGAGAAGGGAAGTATTGCTTCTGATGGTAACAAGTGATGACGGTGTTGGGATCAGCAATTAGTAGTTATTTTAGCTGACGATGCTACACTAACAACAGCACAATCTATGGATGAAAAAGATCATGTGATGGAGATCACAGTCAACTTTCTTCTCTCTCTATTACGCAGCCAGCTGTGAGTTCTCTTTTCATGTTAGTGGACATATAAGTTCAGATCAAGAAGAAAAGAATTTGAAGCTATCTTTCTTCTTTTCTAATGTAATTAAGTAGATTAATGATATTCAATTTCACAGATTTAACATTATCAACAGAGAAAAACATTTATTATTGTGTTGGTTTGATTTACTatagcttttctttttttttttataaaaataactgaactattgataaaaataattattttgatttgATGTGCACATCCTAATATCTTATtgtaaatcaaattaattattgtTCGAGCACATCTAAAAGGAAaaaattacatattattttctgTGATTAATAAAACATTCAATCTTATTTCTCTTCACTTGAGTCGAGTCTACTGACAAAAAATATTGTACGTATTCGGTGGTAAGTGCTTAGTGATAAattctataatatttttatcaataaaatcgataacggagaaacatgattaaatattctagttttataaatataaatatcttaatataatttttgaaaatatataaattatgatgcTAAAAGAAATTAATTAGTAATCTATAATTGGCTCTCTAAATGATCATACTTGAAGTGTTAGGAGTGGAATAAATATAA
Coding sequences:
- the LOC135592836 gene encoding WPP domain-associated protein-like isoform X2 gives rise to the protein MMEAEIDERRLESCKSCLSSCGDCKCVNNVSRLRIMVENQIQWLKNDLQHLKSLDNVSREGIDPCNILHETKAIKKLLEVDQKVDVLKDILGLVFKEICVMTCSKKVVSSELQWEHELQREINTIVLQDYVRGLQDEYETMLYHQTVFIKNSNKNWQKKATELKAMRDELHAIMEEVNYHENFEEWTVTKRKDHFPAKVLGNHNFPSQPEENETMMMEKSGDSGENMLDFAHLNHMNKEELLFYFKTEMTKMRRRHDSALLEKTEELFRLKREFLKERGSSVLRKDKELEHLREKVPGFILKLDEILVEKETLLELYNHDDELQSFKEKNCSLVYENKRVRNLLMEKTNELKCLSAQISDVANQKALHSSAEANYLNQLKKLTSVIEDVKTETNFRDQLCNIILRGLIDEHRCIMQDIEIKIKLLMKINTTIFRGVICDAITCMNPMISKYSKEKLSLEALLLQKENALRSEIEENCKLKLDVVSLSSSMKEEENLNKSFEATLLEKENALRLEIEKNSKLKQVIASISSSLEEKEKLASESGSTLMQQKQQLDIVHRELNMLRDHKSMQEEQLSSCKLELISLTSKLNKTLQKNHYYELELDKLNEKLKLVSDALKEEETQKTMLLGVLEGKEGEQVKQLRSISESMMELSKGFADLERHLIESSKRNESRLKVLSHQLNPLVQLASQQKKNCFLYKKKIETSWSNLQKAEAEVDLLGDDVEALLGLLGKIYLALDHYSPVLQHYPGVMEILKLVQRELNGEIKAWRDLGEWIRYKVLWFQQDT
- the LOC135592836 gene encoding WPP domain-associated protein-like isoform X1, yielding MQAETENFPVLDEKIGVPVMENMLSSSSFKGSDNVGDDSASYEKFILDMDSYWDELNDRLSLSRMVNDTVIKGMVSAIVEEAAEKIASKEAEIAVLNEKLMSCKSHVAAGQNLEITSSQSLMMEAEIDERRLESCKSCLSSCGDCKCVNNVSRLRIMVENQIQWLKNDLQHLKSLDNVSREGIDPCNILHETKAIKKLLEVDQKVDVLKDILGLVFKEICVMTCSKKVVSSELQWEHELQREINTIVLQDYVRGLQDEYETMLYHQTVFIKNSNKNWQKKATELKAMRDELHAIMEEVNYHENFEEWTVTKRKDHFPAKVLGNHNFPSQPEENETMMMEKSGDSGENMLDFAHLNHMNKEELLFYFKTEMTKMRRRHDSALLEKTEELFRLKREFLKERGSSVLRKDKELEHLREKVPGFILKLDEILVEKETLLELYNHDDELQSFKEKNCSLVYENKRVRNLLMEKTNELKCLSAQISDVANQKALHSSAEANYLNQLKKLTSVIEDVKTETNFRDQLCNIILRGLIDEHRCIMQDIEIKIKLLMKINTTIFRGVICDAITCMNPMISKYSKEKLSLEALLLQKENALRSEIEENCKLKLDVVSLSSSMKEEENLNKSFEATLLEKENALRLEIEKNSKLKQVIASISSSLEEKEKLASESGSTLMQQKQQLDIVHRELNMLRDHKSMQEEQLSSCKLELISLTSKLNKTLQKNHYYELELDKLNEKLKLVSDALKEEETQKTMLLGVLEGKEGEQVKQLRSISESMMELSKGFADLERHLIESSKRNESRLKVLSHQLNPLVQLASQQKKNCFLYKKKIETSWSNLQKAEAEVDLLGDDVEALLGLLGKIYLALDHYSPVLQHYPGVMEILKLVQRELNGEIKAWRDLGEWIRYKVLWFQQDT